From Rhodovastum atsumiense, a single genomic window includes:
- a CDS encoding 2-oxoacid:ferredoxin oxidoreductase subunit beta, producing MNAGDQVPEYVTDEKTFREQNPMAEYLRMERMPHIWCPGCGIGTVVTCFIEAVKASTLDRDKIAVVSGIGCSGRVAGYVKFDSFHTTHGRAIPFATGLKLANPDLKVVVISGDGDLASIGGNHLIHAARRNMDLMVICVNNFTYGMTGGQVTPTTPTSANASTTPHGNYETPFSLPFLADASGATFVARWTALHAHNITQTFGKALKHRGFSFIEVVAPCSTLYQRRNKLGDGLDAMDYYKEKANVQHGADTRSVGISFQGQITLGKFVDRQRPTFLDAVNEHYIRVFGDSYQMYGRNTLEKEVEQERARLSASKDVGLDACKADD from the coding sequence ATGAACGCTGGCGACCAGGTCCCCGAATATGTGACGGACGAGAAGACCTTCCGTGAGCAAAACCCCATGGCGGAGTATCTCCGCATGGAGCGGATGCCCCATATCTGGTGTCCCGGCTGTGGAATCGGAACGGTCGTCACCTGCTTCATCGAGGCAGTCAAGGCGAGCACCCTGGATCGAGACAAAATCGCAGTGGTTTCCGGCATTGGCTGCTCGGGGCGCGTCGCTGGCTATGTGAAGTTCGACTCCTTCCACACCACGCATGGTCGCGCGATCCCCTTCGCAACTGGCCTGAAACTGGCTAACCCCGATCTGAAAGTCGTGGTGATTAGCGGCGACGGCGATCTCGCCAGCATTGGCGGCAATCATCTGATTCACGCGGCTCGACGCAACATGGACCTTATGGTCATTTGCGTAAACAATTTTACCTATGGCATGACGGGTGGACAGGTGACGCCGACGACCCCGACCTCGGCGAATGCTTCGACGACGCCGCACGGCAATTACGAAACACCGTTCAGCCTGCCCTTCCTGGCGGACGCCTCCGGCGCGACTTTTGTGGCCCGCTGGACCGCACTTCACGCCCACAACATCACGCAGACCTTCGGCAAGGCGCTGAAGCACCGGGGCTTCTCTTTCATCGAGGTCGTTGCGCCGTGCTCCACACTCTATCAGCGTCGTAACAAACTTGGCGACGGGTTGGATGCGATGGACTATTACAAGGAGAAGGCCAACGTCCAGCATGGCGCGGATACACGCTCAGTCGGCATCAGCTTCCAGGGCCAGATCACCTTGGGCAAGTTTGTCGATCGGCAAAGGCCCACTTTCCTCGATGCCGTGAACGAACATTACATAAGAGTCTTTGGCGACAGCTACCAGATGTATGGCAGGAACACGCTTGAGAAAGAGGTGGAGCAGGAAAGGGCGCGGTTGTCCGCTAGCAAGGATGTCGGGCTCGACGCATGCAAAGCGGATGACTAG
- a CDS encoding 2-oxoacid:acceptor oxidoreductase subunit alpha — translation MVEFPKTVPADPRGVLTGRHFMDGDHALAEGALAAGCRFFAGYPITPSTETAERFAERCPEVGGLFIQMEDEIASITANVGAVWGGQKVMTVTSGPGFSLMMETFGLACMMETPMVVANVQRTGPSTGLPTLTAQQDMMQVRWGSHGDYRIIALVPDSPQECFDLVIDAFNLSETYRVPVFIMTDETVGHMHEKVVIPPAEDIRIVERNWYTGPKENYRPYDFNGRTIAPMVKAGDGYRFHTTGLTHNERGYPALTPEMNKRVVTHLVEKIASNADKIIRTEEDGLNDADVVVVSYGISSRIAIRAIQQARMSGIKVGMLRLITVWPFCETKIRDVAHAVRAIVVAELNYGQVILEVERCAAGRCRVIGVNSCGGAVHDPEEILAAIKEGAKR, via the coding sequence GTGGTCGAATTCCCCAAGACGGTTCCAGCAGATCCGAGGGGCGTTTTGACCGGCCGCCACTTCATGGACGGTGACCATGCGCTCGCGGAAGGTGCGCTCGCCGCAGGCTGCCGATTCTTCGCGGGCTATCCGATCACGCCCTCAACCGAGACGGCCGAGCGCTTCGCCGAGCGCTGCCCGGAGGTCGGCGGGCTTTTCATCCAGATGGAAGACGAGATCGCGTCGATCACGGCAAATGTCGGTGCGGTTTGGGGCGGTCAGAAAGTGATGACGGTCACGTCCGGTCCCGGCTTCTCACTCATGATGGAGACCTTCGGCCTGGCTTGCATGATGGAAACGCCAATGGTCGTCGCCAACGTGCAGCGCACCGGCCCATCGACCGGGCTGCCGACGCTCACTGCCCAGCAGGACATGATGCAGGTGCGCTGGGGCTCGCACGGCGATTATCGCATCATCGCGCTCGTACCGGACTCTCCACAGGAGTGTTTTGATCTCGTCATAGATGCCTTTAACCTATCGGAAACCTATCGCGTTCCCGTCTTCATCATGACTGACGAGACAGTCGGCCACATGCACGAGAAGGTGGTCATCCCGCCGGCGGAGGACATTCGTATTGTCGAGCGGAACTGGTACACGGGACCGAAGGAGAACTATCGGCCGTACGACTTCAACGGCAGGACGATCGCCCCGATGGTCAAGGCTGGTGACGGCTACCGCTTCCACACAACCGGTCTCACCCACAACGAGCGCGGCTATCCGGCGCTGACGCCGGAAATGAACAAGAGGGTTGTTACGCATCTCGTCGAGAAGATCGCGTCCAATGCAGACAAGATCATCCGTACTGAAGAGGATGGCCTGAACGATGCGGATGTTGTGGTGGTGTCCTACGGAATTTCCTCGCGTATCGCCATTCGCGCCATCCAGCAGGCCAGGATGTCTGGCATTAAGGTCGGCATGCTCCGGCTCATCACGGTGTGGCCGTTCTGCGAGACGAAGATCCGCGATGTTGCCCACGCCGTGAGAGCCATCGTGGTGGCGGAGTTGAATTATGGCCAGGTCATCCTTGAGGTCGAACGCTGCGCGGCGGGCAGGTGCCGGGTGATTGGCGTCAATTCCTGCGGCGGCGCTGTCCACGACCCCGAGGAAATTCTCGCCGCCATCAAGGAGGGCGCGAAACGATGA
- a CDS encoding sigma factor-like helix-turn-helix DNA-binding protein: protein MARYSRPPPRVAALRRTNFKAWTHRILRNRFIGNLRKHRPTSDIEDAPLSVVGVSGGHDGKIELKEAQRLLGYLPSDQREGLLLIVLEGMSYGETVEIADCVVGTMKSCVFRARRQLQA from the coding sequence GTGGCCCGATACTCCAGACCACCGCCGCGCGTCGCGGCATTGCGTCGCACGAATTTCAAGGCATGGACGCACCGGATCCTGCGGAACCGCTTCATCGGCAATCTGCGCAAGCATCGTCCCACCAGCGATATCGAGGACGCGCCGCTTTCCGTGGTTGGAGTATCCGGAGGCCATGACGGCAAGATCGAACTGAAGGAGGCGCAGCGCCTGCTGGGCTATCTCCCGTCCGACCAGCGCGAGGGTCTCCTTCTCATCGTGCTGGAGGGCATGTCGTACGGGGAAACGGTAGAGATAGCCGATTGCGTGGTCGGCACGATGAAGAGCTGCGTCTTCCGTGCCCGCCGGCAACTGCAAGCCTGA
- a CDS encoding SLC13 family permease codes for MGLFIWNRLRYDLVALLGLLAAMAAGIVPPEKAFAGFGDQVVVIVASALVLSAAVGKSGLIGRLIRRIEPRLRTTGARVATLTTGVTVLSALMKNIGALAVFLPLAVQVARRSGTSPSMLLMPMAFGSLVGGIVTLVGTSPNIIVSRVRAELTGQPFTMFDFTPVGLGVTGAALAFLAFGWRLLPHGRSGQAPSSAAFQVEPYLSEARLPGDSPLVGRTVAELEARGEGDVTVIAIVREGDRRYVPARHWTLFAGDLLVLRSDPHALSRIVAETGLHLASTGTGLAGRLSGGNAGVVEAVVMPGSALVGCSPEELRLREAHGVNLLAIARHGQQIATRLRQLRFQAGDVLVLQGAADLLPGALGGLGCLPLADRATKLGEPRSDVLPLLLLTLTMAAVALGLAPVATAFFGAAVLAVLSGILTLREAYAALDLPILVLLACLIPVSDAVADTGGAGLIAGGLAAAAGTLPPATAVALMLIAAMALTPFLNNAATALTMAPIAASLAGRLGLDPDPFLMAVAIGCACDFLTPIGHQCNTLVMGPGGYRFGDYWRLGLPLSIIVAVVATLLIPVFWPLRQDHAGHDRARWAWAWPGGHHTAGGFPP; via the coding sequence ATGGGGCTGTTCATCTGGAACCGGCTCCGCTACGACCTCGTCGCCCTGCTGGGTCTGCTCGCCGCGATGGCGGCCGGCATCGTGCCGCCGGAGAAGGCGTTCGCCGGTTTCGGCGACCAGGTCGTGGTCATCGTCGCCTCCGCGCTCGTGCTCAGCGCGGCGGTCGGCAAGTCCGGCCTGATCGGCCGGCTGATCCGCCGCATCGAGCCGCGGCTGCGAACCACCGGCGCGCGCGTGGCCACGCTGACAACGGGCGTGACGGTTCTGTCGGCGCTCATGAAGAACATCGGGGCGCTGGCGGTCTTTCTGCCCCTTGCCGTGCAGGTGGCAAGGCGCAGCGGCACGTCCCCGTCCATGCTGCTGATGCCCATGGCGTTCGGCTCGCTGGTGGGCGGCATCGTGACACTGGTCGGCACCTCGCCCAATATCATCGTCTCGCGCGTGCGCGCGGAGCTGACCGGCCAGCCATTCACGATGTTCGACTTCACGCCGGTGGGCCTCGGAGTGACCGGCGCCGCGCTGGCCTTCCTTGCGTTCGGCTGGCGGTTGCTGCCGCATGGGCGCAGCGGCCAGGCGCCGTCCTCGGCCGCCTTCCAGGTGGAGCCGTACCTGTCCGAGGCGCGCCTGCCCGGGGATTCGCCGCTCGTCGGCAGGACCGTCGCCGAGCTGGAGGCGCGCGGCGAGGGCGACGTGACGGTGATCGCGATCGTCCGCGAGGGCGACCGCCGCTACGTGCCGGCCAGGCACTGGACGCTCTTCGCCGGCGACCTGCTCGTGCTCCGGAGCGACCCGCACGCCCTGTCGCGGATCGTGGCGGAGACCGGGCTGCACCTCGCCAGCACCGGGACCGGCCTGGCCGGGAGACTGTCCGGCGGCAATGCCGGCGTGGTGGAGGCCGTGGTCATGCCCGGTTCCGCCCTGGTCGGATGCTCGCCCGAGGAACTGCGGTTGCGCGAGGCGCATGGCGTGAACCTCCTCGCCATCGCACGCCACGGACAGCAGATCGCGACGCGGCTGCGCCAGCTCCGGTTCCAGGCCGGCGACGTGCTGGTGCTGCAGGGCGCTGCCGACCTCCTGCCGGGCGCCCTCGGCGGGCTTGGCTGCCTGCCGCTCGCGGACCGCGCCACGAAACTGGGAGAGCCGCGGTCGGACGTCCTGCCGCTGCTCCTGCTCACCCTTACCATGGCCGCCGTCGCGCTGGGGCTCGCCCCGGTGGCGACCGCGTTCTTCGGCGCCGCCGTCCTGGCCGTACTGTCCGGCATCCTCACCCTGCGCGAGGCGTACGCGGCGCTGGACCTGCCGATCCTCGTGCTGCTGGCGTGCCTGATCCCGGTCAGCGACGCGGTCGCCGACACGGGCGGGGCCGGGCTGATCGCGGGGGGCCTCGCCGCCGCGGCCGGCACGCTTCCGCCGGCCACGGCGGTGGCGCTGATGCTGATCGCGGCCATGGCGCTGACGCCGTTCCTCAACAATGCGGCGACGGCCCTGACCATGGCGCCGATCGCGGCGAGCCTTGCCGGGCGGCTGGGCCTTGATCCGGATCCTTTCCTCATGGCGGTGGCGATCGGCTGCGCGTGCGATTTCCTGACCCCGATCGGGCACCAGTGCAACACGCTCGTCATGGGTCCCGGCGGGTACCGCTTCGGCGATTACTGGCGTCTTGGGCTCCCGCTCTCGATCATCGTCGCCGTGGTCGCGACCCTGCTGATCCCTGTCTTCTGGCCGCTGCGGCAGGACCACGCCGGGCACGACCGGGCGCGATGGGCGTGGGCGTGGCCTGGCGGCCATCATACCGCCGGAGGATTTCCGCCGTGA
- a CDS encoding 4Fe-4S dicluster domain-containing protein encodes MSFGKLRKAYGRITINPNWCKGCGFCVEYCPTAALEMSRAYNAKGYHPPRVKAAEECRDCKFCEKVCPEFAIFVTTDQR; translated from the coding sequence ATGTCTTTCGGAAAGCTCAGGAAGGCGTATGGCAGAATAACGATAAACCCGAACTGGTGCAAAGGATGTGGATTTTGCGTCGAATATTGCCCAACCGCTGCGTTGGAAATGTCCAGGGCCTACAACGCGAAGGGCTATCATCCACCCAGGGTGAAGGCCGCGGAAGAGTGCCGAGATTGCAAGTTTTGTGAGAAGGTTTGCCCAGAGTTCGCAATTTTCGTGACGACCGATCAGAGATGA
- a CDS encoding Ntn hydrolase family protein: protein MTVIVSVKINDGIVMAADSAGTMGSGQIYAHANKITNLCERLPIGAMSTGAGGIGSESVETLLKDLRWRFAGRDPARAQWRLDATSYTLEHVAAQVRAFLFEEKAARCPEPTNLQLRVCGYSAGRPLAEVWEVSMTGPDCPPPRRIMDETSFGVMWDGQYEALNRLILGLGLDIGGALVRHGVPSRDAAPLQEKLVRDLYATLSVPAMPIQDAIDLARFLVETTIGFVRFAVHLPKSVGGAVDIAAITKHEGFRWVQRKSFYPPGMRQEG, encoded by the coding sequence GTGACCGTCATCGTCTCCGTCAAGATCAACGACGGCATCGTCATGGCAGCCGACAGCGCGGGCACCATGGGGAGCGGCCAGATCTACGCCCACGCGAACAAGATCACGAACCTCTGCGAGCGCCTGCCCATTGGGGCGATGTCCACCGGCGCGGGCGGCATCGGCAGCGAGTCCGTCGAGACGCTGCTGAAGGATCTGCGGTGGCGCTTCGCGGGGCGCGACCCGGCCCGTGCGCAGTGGCGGCTGGATGCCACGAGCTACACCCTGGAGCACGTGGCCGCGCAAGTGCGGGCCTTCCTGTTCGAGGAGAAGGCGGCGCGCTGTCCGGAGCCGACGAACCTCCAGTTGCGCGTCTGCGGCTACTCCGCCGGCCGGCCCCTGGCCGAGGTCTGGGAAGTGAGCATGACCGGACCGGATTGCCCGCCGCCGCGGCGAATCATGGATGAGACCAGCTTCGGGGTCATGTGGGACGGCCAGTACGAGGCGCTCAACCGCCTCATTCTCGGCCTGGGCCTGGATATCGGCGGCGCGCTCGTCAGGCACGGCGTGCCGTCGCGGGATGCCGCCCCCCTCCAGGAGAAGCTGGTCCGTGACCTTTACGCCACGCTCTCGGTGCCAGCGATGCCGATCCAGGATGCGATCGACCTGGCCCGCTTCCTCGTCGAGACCACGATCGGCTTCGTCCGCTTCGCCGTTCACCTGCCGAAATCCGTCGGCGGCGCCGTCGACATCGCCGCCATCACCAAGCACGAGGGCTTCCGCTGGGTGCAGCGGAAGAGCTTCTATCCGCCGGGAATGCGCCAGGAGGGGTGA
- a CDS encoding CoB--CoM heterodisulfide reductase iron-sulfur subunit B family protein, whose product MKLSYYPGCTMKNRAGNFEESILFSMKKLGVEIEELERWNCCGTVLSLSEDDAMRQLAPVRTMIRVKEANASRVMTACSMCYNTLKRANDRVKADPALLKRMNVFMADEAVDYEGDVEVVHTLEILRELKAGTKLISDMVGKPLKGLRVASYYGCLLVRPRSIAFDNVEDPVLLDELVRMLGGTTIEWSYKTECCGAYQTVDKPKVVADRTYRILSDAREQGAEMVAVSCPLCAFNLDHRQEITRSMYPDFEAIPIVYFTQLMAIAFGCAESVLKLDLHYNSPRPVLAERGLL is encoded by the coding sequence ATGAAGCTGAGCTACTATCCTGGCTGCACGATGAAGAACCGTGCTGGAAACTTTGAAGAGTCGATCCTCTTCTCCATGAAGAAGCTTGGCGTCGAGATCGAGGAGCTTGAGCGCTGGAATTGCTGCGGCACCGTCCTATCGCTGTCCGAAGATGATGCAATGCGCCAGCTCGCACCGGTACGAACCATGATTCGCGTTAAGGAGGCCAATGCCTCCCGTGTCATGACGGCGTGCTCAATGTGCTACAACACATTGAAGCGTGCCAATGACCGTGTCAAAGCCGATCCGGCGCTCTTGAAGCGTATGAACGTTTTCATGGCAGATGAAGCGGTTGATTACGAAGGCGATGTTGAAGTCGTTCACACGCTCGAAATTCTTCGCGAACTCAAAGCCGGGACGAAACTCATCTCCGACATGGTCGGAAAGCCACTGAAAGGATTGCGGGTCGCTTCCTATTATGGTTGCCTCCTGGTCCGGCCGCGCTCGATTGCCTTCGACAATGTCGAGGATCCGGTGCTTCTCGACGAACTGGTCCGCATGCTCGGCGGAACAACGATCGAGTGGTCTTATAAAACGGAATGCTGTGGAGCCTATCAGACCGTCGACAAGCCGAAGGTCGTCGCTGATCGCACCTATCGAATCTTGTCGGACGCGAGGGAGCAGGGGGCCGAGATGGTCGCAGTCAGCTGCCCGCTCTGTGCCTTCAACCTGGACCACCGCCAGGAAATCACCCGCAGCATGTATCCCGATTTCGAGGCAATCCCGATCGTCTATTTCACCCAGCTCATGGCAATCGCATTCGGCTGCGCGGAGTCCGTCCTGAAGCTAGATCTGCACTATAACTCTCCCAGACCTGTCCTGGCGGAGAGGGGGCTTCTCTAG